From a region of the Hemibagrus wyckioides isolate EC202008001 linkage group LG14, SWU_Hwy_1.0, whole genome shotgun sequence genome:
- the zgc:152774 gene encoding MORC family CW-type zinc finger protein 3 isoform X1: protein MARLSEHGIRLSSMSPSYLNSNSTSHTWPFSAVAELIDNASDPGVTAKQIWIDVVTVKEELCLSFTDNGSGMTPSKLHKMLSFGFTEKGSGKGTHQAIGIYGNGFKSGSMRLGRDALIFTKNGGCQSVGMLSQTFLHAIKAQAVIVPIAPFNQQTKSLVITEDSEASLRAILTHSLFQSESELQQQLDSIPGKKGTKILIWNIRRNKDGKPEFDFDADEEDIRLPEIRSEEMEGKAKRRYSAPHRADHIIPEMDYSLRAYLSILYLKPRIQIILRGKKVQTKLVAKSLSMIENDVYKPQFINERVKITFGFNHKNKDHYGIMMYHNNRLIKSYEKVGCQIKSSGLRSGVGVIGVIECNFLKPAHNKQDFEYTKEYRLTMAALGNKLNDYWREKKEKKAKERAFRALERKSVEGNTEDYDESEEEEEEDEKEEEERANVIWLQCDDCMKWRGIPRHLFKNNIPEQFTCSQHPIGRLRSCLVPEEAEEPEDELTPSYEKTHKKQEVWAKRRGKSVESDKGPTHTESKEAPEPTSETTPDETVITIETEAESREDESTPSQNCNKRKATWTDNEISSKSPKRTDSEKEISTTTTESEEEPVEENLEILKTKSKNNQTKKNAKDESKSPAVSPDTESTANPTPSEQQVARTPQTKDQPKLATGPPGWPHPITPHPSMAWSHPLPPAQTVVVPPLSRTSRQPHTVLRLENPDRSVLTSRLDQLEREAKRLRRILGLREAVVQMSPLSDGEVSGSAGSVHDGKTDSGVETVATASVASKKSGPQPDQQSILKRTVSPAGQQEAPVALADDLHWSKTLAKLQSQNQALATELSKVKKENDELQSKLRQTEKETRDKREQSTNTPSSIHDSIALDRLRSIRRNVVSLLSSILPNLDMQGISYDTGDVDSILQQIIQANNL from the exons ATGTCTTAGCTTTACAGATAATGGCAGTGGGATGACGCCAAGTAAACTACACAAGATGCTCAG cTTTGGTTTCACAGAGAAAGGATCTGGTAAAGGCACTCACCAGGCCATAGGGATCTATGGTAACGGCTTCAAATCAGGATCGATGCGACTGGGGCGTGATGCTCTGATCTTCACTAAGAATGGAGGATGTCAGAGTGTTGGCATGCTCTCGCAGACCTTCCTGCATGCCATTAAAGCTCAGGCTGTCATTGTACCTATAGCACCATTCAACCAACAGACTAA GTCTTTGGTAATCACAGAGGATTCAGAGGCCAGTCTGAGAgccattctcacacactctctcttccaGTCAGAGTCTGAACTACAGCAACAGCTCGACTCCATCCCAGGCAAGAAGGGCACCAAGATCCTCATCTGGAACATACGcag GAACAAAGACGGGAAGCCCGAGTTTGACTTTGATGCCGATGAGGAGGACATTCGCCTGCCAGAGATCCGCtcagaggagatggagggaAAAGCAAAGAGACGTTACTCTGCACCTCACAGAGCTGACCATATCATCCCAGAGATGGATTACTCTCTCAGA GCATATCTCAGCATTCTGTATCTGAAACCCAGGATTCAGATCATCCTCAGAGGGAAGAAAGTTCAGACCAAACTAGTGGCGAAGAGTCTGTCCATGATCGAAAATGATGTTTATAAACCACAATTCATT AATGAACGAGTGAAGATTACCTTTGGCTTTAACCATAAAAACAAAGATCATTACGGCATCATGATGTACCACAACAACAGACTCATCAAGTCTTATGAGAAAGTTGGCTGCCAGATCAAG TCGTCTGGCCTGAGGTCTGGAGTGGGTGTTATCGGAGTAATTGAGTGTAACTTTCTGAAACCAGCTCACAACAAGCAGGATTTTGAGTACACAAAAGAGTACAG ACTCACAATGGCTGCCCTCGGCAACAAACTTAACGACTATTGGcgggagaaaaaggaaaagaaagcgAAAGAGAGAGCATTCCGAGCGCTGGAGAGAAAAAGCGTAGAAGGAAACACTGAGGATTATGAcgagagtgaggaggaggaagaggaggatgaaaaagaagaagaggaaagagc gaaTGTGATTTGGCTGCAGTGTGATGACTGTATGAAGTGGAGGGGTATTCCCAGACACCTGTTCAAAAATAACATTCCTGAGCAGTTCACCTGCAGCCAGCACCCTATCGGTCGCCTGAG GAGCTGCTTAGTGCCTGAGGAAGCTGAGGAGCCTGAGGATGAGCTGACACCGAGCtatgagaaaacacacaaaaagca AGAAGTTTGGGCCAAGCGAAGAGGAAAATCAGTGGAG agtgaTAAAGGCCCAACACATACTGAGAGCAAAGAGGCACCTGAGCCCACCTCAGAAACCACACCGGATGAAACTGTTATTACCATCGAGACAGAGGCTGAGAGCAGAGAAGACGAATCTACACCTTCACAAAACTG CAACAAAAGAAAAGCAACatggacagacaatgaaatCAGCAGCAAATCACCAAAACGCACTGACTCTGAAAAAGAGATATCAACTACAACAACAGAATCAGAGGAAGAGCCAGTGGAGGAAAATCTGGAAATATTGAAGACAAAGAGCAAAAATAACCAGACCAAGAAAAATGCTAAGGATGAGAGTAAAAGTCCTGCAGTTTCTCCTGACACAGAAAGCACTGCAAACCCAACTCCTTCTGAGCAGCAAGTGGCACGAACCCCGCAGACTAAAGACCAGCCAAAACTTGCCACTGGCCCCCCAGGCTGGCCTCACCCAATCACACCCCATCCCTCCATGGCATGGTCTCACCCTCTCCCTCCTGCTCAGACTGTGGTGGTTCCTCCTCTTAGCCGTACCAGCAGGCAGCCACACACTGTGCTCCGGTTGGAGAATCCAGACCGGTCTGTACTCACTAGCAGACTGGACCAGCTGGAGCGGGAAGCCAAACGCCTCAGGAGGATCCTCGGCCTACGAGAAGCGGTCGTCCAGATGAGTCCGTTATCAGACGGGGAGGTATCAGGGTCAGCAGGAAGTGTACATGATGGGAAAACAGACTCAGGGGTGGAAACTGTGGCGACAGCTTCTGTGGCATCTAAG AAATCAGGACCTCAGCCAGATCAGCAAAGTATTTTAAAGAGGACGGTCAGTCCTGCCGGACAACAGGAAGCACCAGTAGCCCTCGCAGATGACCTGCACTGGAGTAAAACACTGGCTAAACTGCAAAGCCAAAACCAAGCTCTGGCTACAGAGCTGAGTAAAGTTAAGAAGGAAAATGATGAACTCCAGAGCAAATTGAGACAAACGGAGAAAGAGACACGTGACAAGAGAGAGCAAAGCACCAACACACCCTCCAGCATTCACGACAG TATCGCACTGGATCGATTACGCTCTATCCGCCGGAATGTCGTGTCTCTCCTGTCTTCCATTCTGCCCAATTTGGATATGCAGGGAATCAGTTATGACACCGGGGACGTGGACAGCATCCTGCAGCAGATCATCCAGGCCAACAACCTCTGA
- the zgc:152774 gene encoding MORC family CW-type zinc finger protein 3 isoform X2 yields MARLSEHGIRLSSMSPSYLNSNSTSHTWPFSAVAELIDNASDPGVTAKQIWIDVVTVKEELCLSFTDNGSGMTPSKLHKMLSFGFTEKGSGKGTHQAIGIYGNGFKSGSMRLGRDALIFTKNGGCQSVGMLSQTFLHAIKAQAVIVPIAPFNQQTKSLVITEDSEASLRAILTHSLFQSESELQQQLDSIPGKKGTKILIWNIRRNKDGKPEFDFDADEEDIRLPEIRSEEMEGKAKRRYSAPHRADHIIPEMDYSLRAYLSILYLKPRIQIILRGKKVQTKLVAKSLSMIENDVYKPQFINERVKITFGFNHKNKDHYGIMMYHNNRLIKSYEKVGCQIKSSGLRSGVGVIGVIECNFLKPAHNKQDFEYTKEYRLTMAALGNKLNDYWREKKEKKAKERAFRALERKSVEGNTEDYDESEEEEEEDEKEEEERASCLVPEEAEEPEDELTPSYEKTHKKQEVWAKRRGKSVESDKGPTHTESKEAPEPTSETTPDETVITIETEAESREDESTPSQNCNKRKATWTDNEISSKSPKRTDSEKEISTTTTESEEEPVEENLEILKTKSKNNQTKKNAKDESKSPAVSPDTESTANPTPSEQQVARTPQTKDQPKLATGPPGWPHPITPHPSMAWSHPLPPAQTVVVPPLSRTSRQPHTVLRLENPDRSVLTSRLDQLEREAKRLRRILGLREAVVQMSPLSDGEVSGSAGSVHDGKTDSGVETVATASVASKKSGPQPDQQSILKRTVSPAGQQEAPVALADDLHWSKTLAKLQSQNQALATELSKVKKENDELQSKLRQTEKETRDKREQSTNTPSSIHDSIALDRLRSIRRNVVSLLSSILPNLDMQGISYDTGDVDSILQQIIQANNL; encoded by the exons ATGTCTTAGCTTTACAGATAATGGCAGTGGGATGACGCCAAGTAAACTACACAAGATGCTCAG cTTTGGTTTCACAGAGAAAGGATCTGGTAAAGGCACTCACCAGGCCATAGGGATCTATGGTAACGGCTTCAAATCAGGATCGATGCGACTGGGGCGTGATGCTCTGATCTTCACTAAGAATGGAGGATGTCAGAGTGTTGGCATGCTCTCGCAGACCTTCCTGCATGCCATTAAAGCTCAGGCTGTCATTGTACCTATAGCACCATTCAACCAACAGACTAA GTCTTTGGTAATCACAGAGGATTCAGAGGCCAGTCTGAGAgccattctcacacactctctcttccaGTCAGAGTCTGAACTACAGCAACAGCTCGACTCCATCCCAGGCAAGAAGGGCACCAAGATCCTCATCTGGAACATACGcag GAACAAAGACGGGAAGCCCGAGTTTGACTTTGATGCCGATGAGGAGGACATTCGCCTGCCAGAGATCCGCtcagaggagatggagggaAAAGCAAAGAGACGTTACTCTGCACCTCACAGAGCTGACCATATCATCCCAGAGATGGATTACTCTCTCAGA GCATATCTCAGCATTCTGTATCTGAAACCCAGGATTCAGATCATCCTCAGAGGGAAGAAAGTTCAGACCAAACTAGTGGCGAAGAGTCTGTCCATGATCGAAAATGATGTTTATAAACCACAATTCATT AATGAACGAGTGAAGATTACCTTTGGCTTTAACCATAAAAACAAAGATCATTACGGCATCATGATGTACCACAACAACAGACTCATCAAGTCTTATGAGAAAGTTGGCTGCCAGATCAAG TCGTCTGGCCTGAGGTCTGGAGTGGGTGTTATCGGAGTAATTGAGTGTAACTTTCTGAAACCAGCTCACAACAAGCAGGATTTTGAGTACACAAAAGAGTACAG ACTCACAATGGCTGCCCTCGGCAACAAACTTAACGACTATTGGcgggagaaaaaggaaaagaaagcgAAAGAGAGAGCATTCCGAGCGCTGGAGAGAAAAAGCGTAGAAGGAAACACTGAGGATTATGAcgagagtgaggaggaggaagaggaggatgaaaaagaagaagaggaaagagc GAGCTGCTTAGTGCCTGAGGAAGCTGAGGAGCCTGAGGATGAGCTGACACCGAGCtatgagaaaacacacaaaaagca AGAAGTTTGGGCCAAGCGAAGAGGAAAATCAGTGGAG agtgaTAAAGGCCCAACACATACTGAGAGCAAAGAGGCACCTGAGCCCACCTCAGAAACCACACCGGATGAAACTGTTATTACCATCGAGACAGAGGCTGAGAGCAGAGAAGACGAATCTACACCTTCACAAAACTG CAACAAAAGAAAAGCAACatggacagacaatgaaatCAGCAGCAAATCACCAAAACGCACTGACTCTGAAAAAGAGATATCAACTACAACAACAGAATCAGAGGAAGAGCCAGTGGAGGAAAATCTGGAAATATTGAAGACAAAGAGCAAAAATAACCAGACCAAGAAAAATGCTAAGGATGAGAGTAAAAGTCCTGCAGTTTCTCCTGACACAGAAAGCACTGCAAACCCAACTCCTTCTGAGCAGCAAGTGGCACGAACCCCGCAGACTAAAGACCAGCCAAAACTTGCCACTGGCCCCCCAGGCTGGCCTCACCCAATCACACCCCATCCCTCCATGGCATGGTCTCACCCTCTCCCTCCTGCTCAGACTGTGGTGGTTCCTCCTCTTAGCCGTACCAGCAGGCAGCCACACACTGTGCTCCGGTTGGAGAATCCAGACCGGTCTGTACTCACTAGCAGACTGGACCAGCTGGAGCGGGAAGCCAAACGCCTCAGGAGGATCCTCGGCCTACGAGAAGCGGTCGTCCAGATGAGTCCGTTATCAGACGGGGAGGTATCAGGGTCAGCAGGAAGTGTACATGATGGGAAAACAGACTCAGGGGTGGAAACTGTGGCGACAGCTTCTGTGGCATCTAAG AAATCAGGACCTCAGCCAGATCAGCAAAGTATTTTAAAGAGGACGGTCAGTCCTGCCGGACAACAGGAAGCACCAGTAGCCCTCGCAGATGACCTGCACTGGAGTAAAACACTGGCTAAACTGCAAAGCCAAAACCAAGCTCTGGCTACAGAGCTGAGTAAAGTTAAGAAGGAAAATGATGAACTCCAGAGCAAATTGAGACAAACGGAGAAAGAGACACGTGACAAGAGAGAGCAAAGCACCAACACACCCTCCAGCATTCACGACAG TATCGCACTGGATCGATTACGCTCTATCCGCCGGAATGTCGTGTCTCTCCTGTCTTCCATTCTGCCCAATTTGGATATGCAGGGAATCAGTTATGACACCGGGGACGTGGACAGCATCCTGCAGCAGATCATCCAGGCCAACAACCTCTGA